One genomic window of Azospirillum sp. TSH58 includes the following:
- a CDS encoding MerR family transcriptional regulator, which produces MDPTQTFTAGQVEDLTGLSSETLRVWRRRGFIPPNPGGGWARYTFSSVVLIGVLQDLTANHRLDVSEAHDKFVRGAGGIYIREAADAALNGQPDMWVAVLTGDVDEHDGRAWTVTTTDNPATIFTGMQSPRSVVAVNVGDVARKVLARIERVEGSDDDDAE; this is translated from the coding sequence ATGGACCCGACCCAGACTTTCACCGCCGGACAGGTCGAGGACCTGACCGGCCTTTCCTCCGAAACTTTGCGCGTTTGGCGCCGTCGCGGCTTCATCCCGCCGAACCCGGGCGGTGGGTGGGCGCGGTACACCTTCAGCTCCGTCGTTCTGATCGGCGTTCTTCAGGACCTGACCGCGAACCACCGCCTCGACGTCAGTGAGGCGCATGACAAGTTCGTGCGCGGCGCTGGAGGGATCTACATCCGTGAGGCTGCGGACGCGGCCCTGAACGGCCAGCCGGACATGTGGGTGGCGGTGCTGACCGGCGACGTGGACGAACACGACGGACGGGCCTGGACCGTCACGACGACCGACAACCCGGCGACGATCTTCACCGGCATGCAGTCGCCGCGCAGCGTCGTGGCGGTGAACGTTGGCGATGTCGCCCGCAAGGTCCTGGCCCGCATCGAGCGGGTGGAGGGCAGCGACGATGACGACGCCGAATAA
- a CDS encoding Mu-like prophage major head subunit gpT family protein has translation MTTPNNDPASAVSTRAGSLAPSTFNADRREVEVTASSGADVRRVGMRPDATWGAWRERLDVAGVDLSRFTGASVLRDHRPSTDAVVGSVLSARKSGGELRAMLTFDTTDAGELAFQQVQQGSIRQVSLGYFVQEWAAGPSDDIAEPLFIARRWQPVEISIVAIGADPAARTRSVEGITMTTQTTPAPQHQPAPATDSRAELLDHILSRATCPQLALPPDMVQRAAADPSMTIQRFNEMVVDHVAAQPSNQRNINPHIQMYDSHDDPVTTRAFMAEALAARLAPGLVKPGDRAREYMGCSAMGMVGELLAARGENVNRLNHKEMMKRVHTTSDFPLLLESAANKVLLAQYAAAAPTYRLWAARRGFNDFKPAKFLRVGDFPSLKPMAEVGELKYGTMSENRETVSAKEYASGIILSRQTLVNDDLGALGDYAMMIGVRTAADENRMVYGLLNSNPTLADGKALFHAAHGNLAAGAAINVESVGKAVALLRKQKSLDDIPLNLAPRFLVVGPDGELAGRQLLAAIVANQSSAVNPWAGLMELVVDANIEGTAWHLFADPSLCPRSCSATSATRKGRRSSPKPTSIRRR, from the coding sequence ATGACGACGCCGAATAACGACCCGGCCAGCGCCGTCAGCACGCGGGCCGGGTCGCTGGCGCCGTCCACCTTCAACGCCGACCGGCGCGAGGTAGAGGTGACCGCTTCCTCCGGCGCCGACGTGCGGCGCGTGGGCATGCGGCCGGATGCGACTTGGGGTGCCTGGAGGGAACGCCTCGACGTTGCCGGGGTGGATCTCTCCCGCTTTACCGGCGCGTCCGTCCTTCGCGACCATCGGCCGTCCACCGATGCCGTTGTCGGTTCGGTTCTCAGCGCGCGGAAGTCCGGCGGAGAACTCCGCGCCATGCTGACCTTCGATACGACCGACGCGGGCGAGCTGGCGTTTCAGCAGGTTCAGCAGGGCTCAATCCGCCAAGTCTCGCTGGGCTACTTCGTGCAGGAATGGGCCGCTGGCCCCTCCGACGACATCGCCGAGCCGCTGTTCATCGCGCGGCGCTGGCAGCCCGTCGAAATCTCCATCGTCGCAATCGGCGCCGATCCTGCGGCGCGCACCCGAAGTGTAGAGGGAATCACCATGACCACCCAGACCACCCCGGCGCCGCAGCACCAGCCCGCTCCCGCCACGGACAGCCGTGCGGAGCTGCTCGACCACATCCTGTCGCGGGCGACCTGCCCGCAGCTCGCGCTTCCGCCCGACATGGTTCAGCGCGCGGCGGCGGACCCGAGCATGACGATCCAGCGCTTCAACGAGATGGTGGTCGATCACGTCGCCGCCCAGCCGTCGAACCAGCGCAACATCAACCCGCACATTCAGATGTACGACAGCCACGATGATCCCGTGACGACGCGGGCGTTCATGGCCGAGGCCCTGGCCGCGCGCTTGGCGCCCGGCCTGGTCAAGCCGGGCGACCGGGCGCGGGAATATATGGGCTGCTCGGCCATGGGCATGGTCGGCGAGCTGCTGGCCGCGCGCGGCGAGAACGTGAACCGGCTGAACCACAAGGAGATGATGAAGCGGGTTCACACCACCAGCGACTTTCCGCTGTTGCTGGAAAGCGCGGCGAACAAGGTGCTCCTGGCGCAGTACGCCGCGGCCGCGCCGACGTATCGGCTGTGGGCGGCCCGGCGCGGCTTCAACGACTTCAAGCCGGCGAAGTTCCTGCGTGTGGGCGACTTCCCGAGCCTCAAGCCCATGGCCGAGGTTGGCGAGCTGAAGTACGGCACAATGAGCGAGAACCGGGAAACCGTGTCGGCGAAGGAATACGCCAGCGGCATCATCTTGAGCCGGCAGACCCTGGTAAACGACGACCTGGGCGCGCTGGGTGATTACGCCATGATGATTGGCGTCCGCACCGCCGCGGACGAAAACCGGATGGTCTATGGGCTGCTCAACAGCAACCCAACGCTCGCTGACGGCAAGGCCCTGTTCCATGCCGCGCACGGCAACCTCGCCGCCGGCGCGGCGATCAACGTCGAAAGCGTGGGAAAGGCCGTGGCACTGCTGCGGAAGCAAAAGAGCCTCGACGATATCCCGCTCAACCTCGCCCCGCGCTTCCTTGTGGTCGGTCCGGACGGCGAGCTGGCCGGGCGCCAGCTCCTGGCCGCCATCGTCGCGAACCAGTCCAGCGCCGTGAACCCCTGGGCCGGGCTGATGGAGCTGGTGGTGGATGCGAACATCGAGGGCACGGCGTGGCACCTGTTCGCCGACCCGTCGCTCTGCCCTCGATCGTGTTCGGCTACGTCGGCGACGCGGAAGGGCCGCAGATCCTCACCGAAGCCGACTTCGATACGCAGGCGGTGA
- a CDS encoding phage tail length tape measure family protein → MSDIRIAELTVDNKKAMAALGDVAKVMDSVGGGAETNTKRLAGVTREFGALARASGVYVDASDRMARATEQADRALAKKLITETQHARILETARLKYDETAAASAREAKAVEDLTRRLDPAAERTRQLAHDQELLNRALAGQVSGVKLSEERHAELSRRLQETGAATTVAAVGAGRMKGAMGNLGLQLQDVAVQAQMGTSAFTILAQQGPQVASAFGPMGVAIGTVVAVASVAAGVLFKLGDETGKSAKEIDTFGDVLGVFEGRARETGKSVDDLSDRYRALGGELRALSKLALQADLATLTEKRTKDQKAAWDTIRNATMAGVQDAPAALSALQQLGRDKDLTAFLGKLQALNAQGAVKLMRDEDVRALLETGEAIRVAEARMADLEGRATEAQKALLGYAEAAREAAKTSRDLALAEGQAAASLFVQEDDLDAKIKALKGGESAMRAYAQEQVKVTAYKKAFDDAITSGMPILYAQETANRIAAKAVEAYRLEQQRGVDATNRAAAAQAEGAQKVAAAHGVSSAAVREATIQQQAMVEAARSTTESYDAIVVRLRKIDEAQRAVQAAQFRASMRDQAADAERLANAWAKGGAAAAREAALANEVLAEARKRGLDAERDAAQVRSITEDMAGRDLAQRQLRFTQMADEQRQQVEMANAEFQMLGMSNAARAEQIAIIQKMNDLKALGVDMTDAGTDAFITDGEGDDVAVTAIFEEALQ, encoded by the coding sequence ATGAGCGACATTCGCATTGCGGAACTGACCGTCGACAACAAGAAGGCGATGGCCGCCCTTGGCGACGTCGCCAAGGTCATGGACTCGGTCGGTGGGGGGGCGGAGACCAACACGAAACGCCTTGCCGGGGTGACGCGCGAGTTCGGCGCCCTGGCCCGTGCCAGCGGGGTTTATGTCGATGCGTCCGACCGCATGGCCCGCGCGACGGAGCAGGCGGACAGGGCGCTGGCGAAGAAGCTGATTACCGAAACGCAACACGCCAGAATCCTCGAAACCGCACGGCTCAAGTACGACGAGACCGCCGCCGCCAGCGCGCGGGAGGCGAAGGCCGTTGAGGACCTCACGCGCCGTCTCGACCCGGCTGCGGAACGCACTCGCCAGCTCGCTCATGACCAAGAACTGTTGAACCGCGCGCTGGCCGGTCAGGTTAGCGGAGTCAAGCTGTCGGAGGAACGGCACGCCGAACTTTCACGCCGCCTGCAAGAGACCGGCGCCGCCACCACCGTCGCCGCCGTGGGGGCGGGACGAATGAAGGGTGCCATGGGCAACTTGGGGCTCCAGCTCCAGGATGTGGCGGTTCAGGCGCAGATGGGAACCAGCGCCTTCACGATCCTGGCGCAGCAAGGTCCACAGGTCGCCTCCGCCTTCGGTCCTATGGGCGTGGCTATCGGAACGGTGGTGGCGGTGGCATCGGTCGCCGCCGGGGTTCTGTTCAAGCTGGGGGACGAGACAGGAAAGTCGGCGAAGGAAATCGACACCTTCGGCGACGTGCTGGGCGTGTTCGAGGGGCGGGCGCGCGAGACAGGGAAGTCGGTTGACGACCTGTCCGACCGATACCGCGCACTCGGTGGCGAACTACGCGCCCTCTCGAAACTGGCCCTGCAAGCTGACCTTGCCACCCTGACCGAGAAGCGGACGAAGGACCAGAAAGCTGCATGGGACACGATCCGCAACGCAACGATGGCCGGCGTGCAGGACGCGCCGGCAGCGCTGAGCGCCCTGCAACAGCTCGGCAGAGATAAGGACCTCACCGCCTTCCTGGGCAAGCTCCAGGCACTGAACGCACAAGGTGCGGTGAAGCTGATGCGCGATGAGGACGTGCGCGCCCTCTTGGAGACGGGGGAGGCGATCCGCGTTGCCGAGGCGCGTATGGCCGATCTGGAAGGCAGGGCGACCGAGGCGCAGAAGGCGCTGTTGGGCTATGCCGAAGCAGCGCGGGAGGCCGCGAAAACCAGCCGCGATCTGGCTCTTGCGGAGGGACAGGCCGCCGCGTCGCTGTTCGTGCAGGAAGATGACCTCGACGCCAAGATTAAGGCGCTGAAGGGCGGTGAATCCGCCATGCGGGCCTATGCCCAAGAACAGGTGAAGGTTACCGCCTACAAGAAGGCGTTTGATGACGCAATCACTTCCGGAATGCCGATCCTCTATGCCCAAGAGACGGCGAACCGGATTGCAGCGAAGGCGGTGGAGGCATACCGGCTCGAACAGCAGCGGGGAGTCGACGCCACCAACCGCGCAGCCGCCGCACAGGCCGAGGGTGCCCAGAAGGTCGCCGCTGCGCATGGGGTGTCTTCCGCCGCGGTGCGGGAGGCGACGATTCAGCAGCAAGCGATGGTCGAGGCCGCGCGCAGCACCACCGAATCCTATGATGCGATCGTTGTCCGGCTGCGCAAGATCGATGAGGCGCAGCGCGCGGTTCAGGCCGCGCAATTCAGGGCCAGTATGCGCGATCAAGCCGCCGACGCCGAGCGGCTGGCGAACGCCTGGGCCAAGGGTGGTGCAGCGGCGGCCCGCGAAGCGGCCCTGGCGAACGAGGTACTGGCGGAGGCCCGCAAACGCGGGCTGGACGCTGAGCGAGACGCCGCACAGGTGCGCTCCATCACCGAAGATATGGCGGGCCGCGATCTGGCGCAGCGACAGCTCCGGTTCACCCAGATGGCGGACGAGCAACGCCAGCAAGTCGAGATGGCGAACGCCGAATTCCAGATGCTCGGCATGAGCAACGCGGCCCGCGCTGAGCAAATCGCGATCATCCAGAAGATGAACGACCTGAAGGCGTTGGGTGTGGACATGACCGACGCCGGCACCGACGCATTCATCACAGACGGCGAAGGCGATGATGTCGCCGTCACCGCCATCTTCGAGGAGGCCCTTCAATGA
- a CDS encoding HipA family kinase, with amino-acid sequence MRQMTPIASVLPGATPYKDGNVTDTWLGQLFVGKGKPPVHAILKDLPPKELANELFGAALATALGLPVPPYFIAAATSSVLPVRKGPSRGSYKFMFATERQGTPPLKRHWTGTRIPQRLIDALARWPGNGTAFAFDTWVANVDRNLGNILFGGGTDIWLIDHGQCLTGPNWVAKNLNPSESYKNKLALWFCPYLDKPRTSVLIAACSAMPTHVKALDLTAIAQASRALDLLTESDGASMISFLRDRAPIVPHVGSRQASPYGLF; translated from the coding sequence ATGAGACAAATGACTCCAATAGCAAGCGTGCTTCCTGGAGCAACACCGTATAAAGACGGAAATGTCACCGACACTTGGTTGGGGCAGCTGTTCGTCGGGAAAGGCAAACCGCCGGTCCATGCCATACTTAAGGATCTACCACCGAAAGAGTTGGCCAACGAACTTTTTGGCGCAGCTTTGGCCACTGCATTGGGACTACCAGTTCCTCCTTATTTTATTGCAGCGGCCACTTCATCTGTTTTACCAGTGCGCAAAGGACCGTCTCGCGGCAGCTATAAGTTTATGTTTGCTACAGAGCGACAAGGCACGCCACCGCTGAAAAGACATTGGACTGGCACACGTATTCCACAGAGGCTTATTGATGCACTTGCACGCTGGCCAGGAAATGGGACGGCTTTTGCGTTCGACACCTGGGTAGCAAATGTAGACAGAAATCTCGGAAACATATTATTCGGTGGAGGCACTGACATTTGGCTCATTGATCACGGACAATGCTTGACCGGACCTAATTGGGTCGCGAAAAATCTCAACCCAAGTGAATCCTATAAAAATAAACTCGCACTTTGGTTTTGCCCCTACCTGGATAAGCCTCGCACATCCGTGCTCATCGCCGCATGCAGCGCGATGCCCACCCACGTCAAAGCACTCGACCTTACTGCCATTGCGCAGGCAAGTCGCGCCTTAGACCTCTTGACAGAAAGCGATGGAGCTTCAATGATTTCTTTCCTAAGAGATCGAGCGCCTATCGTTCCGCATGTGGGAAGCCGTCAAGCGTCGCCATACGGGTTATTCTGA
- a CDS encoding helix-turn-helix domain-containing protein, translating into MARVATGLGVRELAEAANVSTQTISRFERGEELKPATLAAIRAALETAGVEFIPENGGGAGVRLRKGSL; encoded by the coding sequence ATGGCCCGCGTCGCCACGGGCCTCGGGGTGAGGGAGTTGGCCGAAGCGGCCAACGTCTCGACGCAAACCATTTCGAGGTTTGAGCGTGGTGAAGAGCTGAAGCCAGCCACCCTCGCAGCAATCCGGGCCGCCCTGGAGACTGCCGGGGTCGAGTTCATCCCGGAGAATGGTGGGGGCGCGGGGGTACGGTTGAGGAAGGGCAGTCTGTAA
- a CDS encoding AlpA family transcriptional regulator yields MADSVNTTPLPGTGRRKSAGALVPTKPADLPPLTPDQLNDQDGEPRVSDLVLAERLGFDKPHNIRKLIERNRAELETYGALVEATGVFSTVEKTSGEVSDRQSETPNRGGRPGKAYYLNEGQALVICALSRTPQAALVRRQIIEVFLAYRRGKLASPEGAALAALAAEVGRLAAVVGELVAGAAKPVQIAEEKPKVLTGSKVRIRATEPGDLLYGMKAIANALKITKRQAYHLHQEGRIPTIKIGPRRIGARRNELSAWLAGQEVINA; encoded by the coding sequence ATGGCTGATTCCGTCAATACCACACCTTTGCCCGGCACCGGCCGCCGGAAATCGGCTGGCGCCCTGGTGCCTACCAAGCCCGCCGACCTGCCGCCCCTGACCCCCGACCAGCTGAACGATCAAGATGGGGAGCCGCGGGTTTCCGATTTGGTTCTGGCCGAGCGGCTGGGCTTTGATAAGCCACACAACATCCGCAAGCTGATCGAGCGGAACCGGGCGGAGCTGGAAACCTATGGGGCGCTGGTGGAAGCTACCGGGGTTTTCTCCACGGTGGAGAAAACCTCTGGCGAGGTTTCCGACCGGCAATCGGAAACTCCCAATCGTGGCGGCCGCCCCGGCAAAGCCTACTACCTGAACGAAGGCCAAGCGCTGGTCATCTGCGCCCTGTCCCGCACCCCGCAAGCCGCCCTGGTGCGCCGGCAGATCATCGAGGTGTTCTTGGCTTACCGGCGGGGCAAGCTCGCCTCGCCCGAGGGGGCCGCTCTGGCTGCCCTTGCTGCCGAGGTAGGCCGGCTGGCCGCGGTGGTGGGGGAGCTGGTGGCGGGTGCCGCCAAGCCCGTCCAGATCGCCGAGGAGAAGCCGAAGGTGCTGACCGGGAGCAAGGTCCGCATCCGCGCGACCGAGCCGGGCGACCTGCTGTACGGCATGAAGGCGATTGCCAACGCGCTGAAGATCACGAAGCGGCAGGCGTACCACCTCCACCAAGAGGGCCGCATCCCGACCATCAAGATCGGCCCGAGGCGGATCGGCGCCCGGCGCAACGAGCTGTCGGCTTGGCTGGCCGGGCAGGAGGTGATCAATGCTTGA